A window of Chloracidobacterium sp. N contains these coding sequences:
- a CDS encoding chorismate-binding protein, whose product MSTLQFQPATYDAFLALAQEATVVPVAVTLPADVHTPVGVFLKVAGQSGDVGLFENQRLERHLPPYTLIGLDPRWIITGRDGKVELRTPHATLERTETLLQAVRRRLRADILAPVADIPALASAAFGYLAHEASHQLHGVPPRVPPTVEGVLAAFGTVIVFDHAHQRLHIVVNVPTDGRTERLEADYAAAQQRLQSVAQQLDGPFPVLPALPRPTSRSIVTPMTPEQFRQAVEHTEQCIAAGELHVATLAQRLERPTAAHPFSIYRLLRATPSLLGTFFFSAGGTAVLGGIAHNVVQGQGEHLRAYLATHERPAGSTEAELSLALAELASAESAMGQHIGFVDALRNDLGQVAGYGSLELEILAQAEAASQQVQLISTLQARIASGRDYLDVLAARLPSAQWTGLPKRPALRLTTALEPVRRHHFGSQFCLLVPQVELLSCETCHVLEVTNQVARFYAFATLTGDTNLGEALVKGAKTAQHIAALMEQAEAQAVH is encoded by the coding sequence GTGTCCACGCTGCAATTTCAGCCGGCAACATACGATGCCTTCCTGGCGCTGGCCCAGGAAGCAACCGTCGTTCCCGTGGCCGTGACCCTGCCGGCGGACGTTCACACACCGGTTGGGGTCTTTCTGAAAGTGGCCGGTCAATCCGGCGATGTCGGCCTGTTCGAGAATCAACGCCTCGAACGCCATCTCCCCCCCTATACCCTCATCGGTCTCGACCCACGCTGGATCATCACCGGCAGGGATGGAAAGGTTGAGCTACGCACCCCGCACGCCACGCTCGAACGCACGGAAACGCTGCTGCAAGCCGTCCGGCGGCGGCTTCGGGCCGACATCCTCGCGCCCGTAGCGGATATACCGGCGCTGGCCAGTGCCGCCTTTGGCTATCTGGCGCACGAAGCGTCCCACCAGCTTCACGGCGTACCGCCCCGCGTACCGCCGACCGTGGAAGGGGTCCTCGCCGCTTTTGGCACGGTCATCGTGTTTGACCATGCCCACCAGCGCCTGCATATCGTTGTCAATGTCCCGACCGACGGACGGACTGAACGGCTCGAAGCCGACTACGCCGCCGCGCAACAGCGCCTCCAGTCCGTGGCGCAACAACTCGACGGCCCATTCCCGGTGTTACCGGCGCTGCCACGCCCAACGTCGCGTTCCATCGTCACCCCCATGACACCGGAGCAGTTCCGGCAGGCCGTTGAACACACGGAACAGTGCATTGCCGCCGGTGAGCTTCACGTGGCCACGCTGGCGCAGCGCCTGGAACGTCCGACGGCCGCCCATCCCTTTTCGATCTACCGGCTGCTGCGGGCGACCCCCTCCCTGTTGGGCACGTTCTTCTTCTCTGCCGGTGGCACGGCGGTTCTTGGCGGCATTGCCCACAACGTCGTTCAGGGACAGGGAGAACACCTCCGCGCCTATCTGGCGACTCATGAGCGCCCGGCCGGAAGTACCGAGGCCGAACTCTCCCTGGCCCTGGCCGAACTGGCCAGCGCCGAGTCGGCAATGGGTCAGCACATCGGTTTCGTGGATGCGCTGCGCAACGACCTCGGACAGGTTGCCGGCTACGGCTCGCTGGAACTGGAAATTCTTGCCCAGGCGGAAGCCGCCTCGCAACAGGTGCAACTCATTTCAACGCTCCAGGCCCGAATCGCGTCGGGACGCGATTATCTGGATGTTCTCGCCGCGCGCCTGCCCAGCGCCCAGTGGACCGGACTCCCCAAACGCCCTGCCCTGCGCCTGACGACGGCCCTTGAACCCGTCCGGCGGCATCACTTCGGAAGCCAGTTCTGCCTGCTTGTCCCACAGGTGGAGTTGCTGTCCTGCGAAACCTGTCACGTCCTCGAAGTGACCAACCAGGTTGCGCGGTTCTATGCCTTTGCCACGTTGACTGGCGATACCAACCTCGGCGAAGCCTTGGTCAAAGGGGCCAAAACAGCCCAGCACATCGCAGCCCTGATGGAACAGGCTGAAGCCCAGGCCGTGCACTGA
- a CDS encoding asparagine synthetase B, translating into MSSFFVIFHPDGRLVEPPLVARLLQQMAWRGPDGQSHWLGANVALGYAHLWVDNLTRIPPPLTFDGQVWLAADIRLDAREGLCRAIQTAGGEADQDMPDARLLWQAYHLWELDCLHYLQGDFAFALWDARRRRLFCARDPFAVKPLYYSYQPGLFVASSDLATICAHPQIPTSIPTDLDDFAVADFLIEGMKLDEDGTFYRAIRRLPRATALCLEGGAQRQWRYWDWPTNGYLRYARTSDYVEHFQALLEQAVADRLRAPRASVLLSGGLDSNVVTAAARRACPTTDLHAFTCVFNTLIPDCERHFAGLAARGHGIPITFIEQDHWQPYAPPPAGVPPPPEPVHEPFWNGIMESYRQVGSHARIVLTGQWGDEVMLQETAPYLRDLVARRQLLRLGEALVAYFVADVRNGFFSLRRQFGRILGRKHPTRSEIPRWLATDFVTRLRRAGYFERMQPSPPQHPYRRLMLQAMSRVHLANDNEYSDLSFTGALMETRSPLLDQRIIRFLLAAPTVPLCLDKWLFRELLKDRLPRAVVRRAKSPLPQFPVTGYIRRHGTGWAELPPEARHHLACFVNVEALVIPLVWDAQHEAKSFVDLSPLSLYKWLQSKVV; encoded by the coding sequence GTGAGCAGCTTTTTCGTTATCTTCCATCCCGACGGCCGGCTGGTTGAGCCGCCGCTTGTCGCACGGTTGCTTCAGCAGATGGCCTGGCGCGGCCCTGATGGTCAATCCCACTGGCTGGGGGCAAATGTTGCATTGGGGTACGCCCATCTCTGGGTAGATAACCTGACGCGCATCCCACCGCCGCTGACATTCGACGGACAGGTATGGCTTGCGGCTGACATCCGGCTGGATGCGCGCGAAGGACTCTGCCGTGCCATCCAGACGGCTGGCGGGGAGGCCGACCAAGATATGCCGGATGCCAGACTGCTCTGGCAGGCGTACCACCTGTGGGAGTTGGATTGCCTGCACTACCTTCAGGGCGACTTTGCCTTTGCCCTGTGGGATGCCCGTCGCCGACGGCTGTTCTGCGCGCGCGACCCGTTCGCCGTCAAGCCGCTCTATTACAGCTATCAGCCGGGGCTGTTTGTTGCCTCCAGCGACCTTGCGACCATCTGCGCCCACCCGCAGATTCCCACCTCCATCCCAACCGATTTGGACGACTTTGCCGTTGCCGATTTTCTCATCGAAGGGATGAAGCTGGACGAAGACGGCACGTTTTACCGCGCCATCCGCCGCCTGCCACGGGCTACGGCGCTGTGCCTTGAAGGGGGCGCACAGCGGCAATGGCGTTACTGGGACTGGCCGACCAATGGGTATCTCCGCTATGCCCGCACGAGTGATTACGTTGAGCATTTTCAGGCGCTTCTGGAACAGGCTGTAGCTGACCGGCTGCGCGCACCACGTGCATCTGTTCTTCTCAGCGGCGGGCTGGATTCCAACGTTGTGACGGCTGCCGCGCGGCGCGCCTGCCCAACGACAGACCTCCACGCTTTTACTTGTGTTTTCAACACACTCATTCCCGACTGCGAGCGGCATTTTGCCGGTCTGGCCGCCCGGGGTCACGGTATTCCCATTACCTTCATTGAGCAGGACCACTGGCAGCCGTATGCGCCCCCCCCGGCCGGCGTTCCCCCACCACCTGAGCCGGTTCACGAACCCTTCTGGAATGGCATCATGGAAAGTTACCGCCAGGTGGGCAGCCACGCCCGCATTGTCCTGACCGGGCAGTGGGGCGATGAAGTCATGCTTCAGGAAACAGCACCCTACCTGCGCGATCTCGTTGCCCGGCGGCAGTTACTCCGCTTGGGCGAGGCTCTTGTGGCGTACTTTGTAGCTGACGTCCGCAATGGCTTCTTTTCACTTCGGCGTCAGTTTGGGCGGATACTTGGACGAAAACACCCAACCCGGTCAGAAATCCCCCGCTGGCTGGCAACAGACTTTGTGACGCGCCTGCGTCGGGCTGGCTATTTCGAGCGCATGCAACCCAGTCCACCACAGCACCCCTACCGGCGGCTTATGCTGCAGGCGATGAGTCGGGTTCACCTGGCCAACGACAATGAATACAGCGACCTGTCATTTACCGGCGCTTTGATGGAAACGCGCTCCCCGTTGCTTGACCAGCGCATCATCAGATTTCTCCTGGCGGCGCCAACGGTTCCCCTTTGCCTGGACAAGTGGCTTTTCCGGGAACTGCTCAAGGACCGGCTCCCACGCGCTGTCGTCCGGCGCGCCAAGTCTCCCCTTCCTCAGTTTCCCGTCACCGGCTACATCAGGCGGCATGGCACAGGCTGGGCGGAACTTCCCCCGGAAGCCCGCCATCACTTGGCTTGCTTCGTGAACGTCGAAGCCTTGGTTATTCCTCTCGTGTGGGATGCACAGCACGAGGCCAAATCTTTTGTTGACCTCAGCCCGCTGAGCCTATACAAATGGTTGCAATCCAAGGTTGTATAG
- a CDS encoding metalloregulator ArsR/SmtB family transcription factor, translated as MASPCSNQHQPAEREVLTAPLAWRVADMFKALGDPTRVKIIALLDAGEMCVGEMCLTLGMSQPAISSQLRLLRTLGIVSVRREGKHAYYRLADEHVRHLFHQGLAHARHDIIHDDA; from the coding sequence ATGGCCTCCCCATGTAGCAATCAACACCAACCAGCCGAACGGGAAGTGCTCACGGCCCCGCTGGCCTGGCGCGTTGCCGATATGTTCAAGGCGCTCGGCGATCCGACCCGGGTGAAAATCATCGCTCTGCTCGATGCCGGCGAAATGTGTGTCGGCGAAATGTGCCTGACGCTGGGGATGTCGCAGCCGGCGATTTCCAGCCAGCTCCGTTTGCTGCGTACGCTGGGGATTGTCTCCGTTCGCCGCGAAGGCAAGCACGCCTACTACCGCCTGGCAGATGAACACGTCCGGCATCTGTTCCACCAGGGGCTGGCCCATGCGCGGCACGACATCATTCACGATGATGCGTAA
- the hisIE gene encoding bifunctional phosphoribosyl-AMP cyclohydrolase/phosphoribosyl-ATP diphosphatase HisIE has translation MTEAIRFDANGLVPVVIQDATTNEVLTLAYMNAASYQLTCETGEVWLWSRSRQSLWHKGATSGHTQRVVDIRLDCDGDALVVRVEPRGPACHTGATSCFFQSLLPCNATTAQTDSAPPIPAAHAPDGTPSIAPPEVKLVPHSALELGILLDELYALIQERQAKRPEGAYTTYLFTAGLDKILKKVGEEAAETIIAAKNEPRTELAAEMADLLYHLLVLMVARDVTPHDVAEILRSRAGKRRPLPTE, from the coding sequence ATGACGGAAGCGATTCGTTTCGATGCCAACGGCCTCGTGCCGGTCGTCATTCAGGATGCCACGACCAACGAGGTGCTCACCCTGGCCTACATGAATGCTGCCAGTTACCAACTCACCTGCGAAACCGGCGAGGTCTGGCTCTGGAGCCGCTCGCGTCAATCCCTGTGGCACAAGGGGGCCACGTCGGGCCACACCCAACGGGTTGTGGACATACGGCTGGATTGCGACGGCGATGCCCTTGTCGTCAGAGTTGAACCGCGTGGGCCGGCCTGTCACACCGGCGCCACGAGTTGCTTTTTCCAATCCCTGCTCCCATGCAACGCGACTACCGCCCAAACCGACAGTGCCCCCCCGATACCAGCGGCCCACGCCCCCGATGGAACGCCGTCCATTGCCCCGCCGGAAGTTAAACTCGTCCCCCACAGCGCGCTCGAACTGGGCATTCTGCTTGATGAGCTGTATGCCCTGATCCAGGAACGCCAGGCAAAACGGCCGGAAGGCGCTTACACCACCTATCTGTTTACGGCCGGGCTGGACAAGATTCTCAAAAAGGTCGGCGAGGAAGCGGCCGAAACCATCATTGCCGCCAAAAATGAACCCCGCACGGAATTGGCCGCTGAAATGGCCGACCTGCTCTACCACCTGCTCGTCCTGATGGTGGCGCGGGATGTGACACCCCACGACGTGGCCGAAATTCTGCGCAGCCGCGCCGGCAAACGCCGACCTCTTCCCACGGAGTAA